A stretch of Deltaproteobacteria bacterium DNA encodes these proteins:
- a CDS encoding tRNA (cytidine(34)-2'-O)-methyltransferase: MQIILYHPEIPPNTGSIARLCAAAKVRLHLIEPLGFSLEDKYLRRAGLDYWPQVDLAVWPDWESLFCALGSEGRIVAASARQGQAYHRFRFRAEDCIVLGPESKGLPESVVSSAHACVRIPILGQVRSLNLACAASILLFEGLRQTAGLGE, encoded by the coding sequence ATGCAGATCATCCTGTACCATCCCGAAATTCCACCCAATACCGGAAGCATTGCCCGGCTCTGCGCCGCGGCCAAGGTCCGCCTCCATCTGATTGAACCCCTGGGTTTCAGCCTGGAGGACAAATACCTTCGGCGGGCCGGGCTCGACTACTGGCCGCAGGTCGATCTGGCCGTGTGGCCGGACTGGGAAAGCCTGTTTTGCGCCCTGGGTTCGGAAGGGCGTATTGTGGCTGCCTCGGCCCGTCAAGGTCAAGCCTATCATCGCTTCCGGTTCAGGGCCGAGGACTGCATCGTGCTCGGGCCCGAGTCAAAGGGGCTGCCCGAGAGCGTTGTGTCTTCGGCCCACGCCTGCGTGCGGATTCCCATTCTGGGACAGGTCAGAAGTCTCAATCTGGCCTGTGCGGCATCCATCCTTCTCTTTGAGGGGCTCCGGCAGACCGCT